A stretch of the Bacillus sp. B-jedd genome encodes the following:
- a CDS encoding nuclease-related domain-containing protein yields MVVLERAIPHIIPMIEALLRRLKHNHPKRKEIEESYRTYKAGYNGEKSVDYFLNFLDEEKFLIFKGIRLPDKEFYFQIDTLLITPFFALILEIKNWGGDIHFDKNFCQVIQERDGKTYSYQNPVSQALLQKMHLQEWFRRNKFPDLPIEFLVIMSNTSSRLKADTGYYEVFQNVIHSIRLLEKIPEIEKKYKKEVICEKVLKKLKKTLLKQHTPLWPDILKTFSISPEEIIPGILCPKCNTFSMKIYYGKSRCPFCQSYSDHPLIQAVNDCFLLRSHTLTNQEIRSFLKSATSSQTYLILQKMNLLIKGTNKGRTYSLPGDYNFENR; encoded by the coding sequence TTGGTTGTCCTAGAGAGAGCCATTCCGCACATAATTCCCATGATTGAAGCGCTTCTCAGGAGGTTAAAGCATAACCATCCGAAGAGAAAGGAGATCGAGGAATCATATCGGACCTATAAAGCGGGGTATAATGGTGAAAAATCGGTAGATTACTTCCTAAACTTCCTCGATGAAGAAAAATTTTTAATTTTCAAGGGGATCCGCCTACCAGACAAGGAATTTTATTTTCAAATTGATACGCTCCTCATAACACCATTCTTTGCACTTATTCTTGAAATCAAGAATTGGGGAGGGGACATTCATTTTGACAAGAATTTCTGCCAAGTAATTCAGGAAAGGGACGGGAAGACGTATAGCTACCAAAATCCAGTCTCGCAGGCATTGCTTCAAAAAATGCACCTCCAAGAGTGGTTCAGAAGAAATAAATTCCCCGATCTTCCAATAGAGTTCCTTGTTATCATGAGCAATACCTCATCCCGACTTAAGGCTGACACTGGTTATTATGAGGTTTTTCAAAATGTCATCCATTCGATTAGGCTATTAGAAAAAATCCCTGAGATTGAAAAGAAATACAAAAAAGAAGTTATCTGTGAAAAAGTCTTAAAAAAGCTTAAGAAAACGCTTCTGAAGCAGCATACCCCGCTTTGGCCCGACATTCTGAAAACCTTTTCCATCAGCCCCGAAGAAATCATTCCTGGAATCCTTTGTCCCAAGTGCAACACCTTTTCGATGAAAATTTATTATGGTAAAAGCCGATGTCCATTTTGCCAATCATACTCTGATCATCCTCTTATTCAGGCAGTAAACGACTGCTTCTTGCTCCGTTCCCACACATTAACTAACCAAGAAATTAGATCCTTCCTTAAAAGCGCAACATCTTCTCAAACGTATTTGATTTTGCAAAAAATGAACCTCCTAATAAAAGGGACAAATAAAGGCCGGACATACAGCCTGCCGGGAGATTACAATTTTGAAAACCGCTAA
- a CDS encoding TPM domain-containing protein codes for MKLLKASSIFALIVLFLLGGSAGAFAADDKIPAPRGDIYVQDFADVLSPAEEQQLIGWGRQIEDRANGAQVAVLTVPSMGGRDIEGYANEAFRKYKLGSAQEDNGVLIVLAMEERKVRIEVGYGLEGVLPDGKVGRILDTYAIPALKAGNPNQAVMKTYQAVGNEAIGEGTVDGSNPSGEADSAQSGGLPDWLVMMIVVGLLIIDWVFFRGTFTFLILSMIGRGGGGGGGGGPRGGGGGSSGGGGASRGW; via the coding sequence ATGAAACTGCTTAAGGCCTCCTCCATTTTCGCGCTGATTGTCCTTTTTCTATTAGGTGGAAGCGCGGGGGCCTTCGCTGCTGATGACAAAATTCCTGCTCCACGGGGGGATATATATGTCCAGGATTTCGCGGACGTCTTATCCCCTGCTGAAGAACAGCAGCTTATTGGCTGGGGCAGGCAAATTGAAGACAGGGCGAATGGCGCCCAGGTGGCCGTCCTGACCGTCCCTTCCATGGGCGGCCGAGATATTGAAGGCTATGCGAACGAAGCATTCCGGAAGTATAAGCTTGGAAGTGCCCAGGAAGATAATGGCGTGCTGATTGTTCTCGCCATGGAGGAAAGGAAAGTAAGGATTGAAGTCGGCTATGGGCTTGAAGGAGTCCTTCCAGACGGAAAAGTCGGCCGAATCCTTGATACGTATGCTATCCCTGCCCTTAAGGCCGGCAATCCGAACCAGGCTGTCATGAAAACCTATCAGGCGGTTGGCAATGAGGCCATTGGCGAGGGTACTGTAGATGGAAGCAATCCATCCGGCGAAGCTGACTCCGCTCAATCTGGCGGACTGCCCGATTGGCTAGTCATGATGATTGTTGTAGGATTATTAATCATTGACTGGGTTTTTTTCCGCGGTACCTTCACGTTCCTGATCCTGTCCATGATTGGCCGTGGCGGCGGAGGCGGTGGAGGCGGCGGTCCCCGCGGAGGCGGAGGCGGTTCTTCCGGCGGTGGCGGAGCCAGCCGCGGCTGGTAA
- a CDS encoding LemA family protein translates to MGRGFKGAGLIIIAIIVVLAIMLGSSYNGFVTAEENVDQSYAQIENQLQRRLDLIPNLVNTVKGYAAHEKETITAISDARARLAGAKSPQEEATANADLSNALSRLLVVVENYPNLKADAQFRQLMDELAGTENRIAVARKDYNDEVAVYNKKVKRFPGALVAAVTGFDKKEYFKADPRSQEAPNVDFGGNE, encoded by the coding sequence ATGGGAAGAGGTTTTAAGGGAGCAGGACTAATCATAATTGCGATTATCGTTGTACTTGCCATTATGCTCGGGTCAAGCTACAACGGATTTGTAACTGCTGAAGAAAATGTTGACCAATCTTATGCACAAATTGAAAACCAGCTGCAGAGAAGGCTTGATTTAATCCCGAACCTGGTGAATACAGTCAAGGGTTATGCGGCTCATGAAAAAGAAACGATCACTGCGATTTCAGATGCACGAGCTCGGCTGGCAGGCGCAAAGTCGCCTCAAGAAGAAGCAACTGCGAACGCCGACCTTTCAAATGCATTGAGCCGTTTGTTAGTAGTAGTCGAGAACTATCCAAACCTTAAGGCCGATGCGCAATTCCGTCAGCTGATGGATGAATTGGCGGGAACAGAAAACCGGATTGCCGTTGCCCGCAAAGATTATAATGACGAAGTGGCAGTCTATAACAAAAAGGTCAAGAGGTTCCCGGGTGCACTTGTCGCCGCGGTAACAGGATTTGATAAGAAGGAATATTTCAAGGCCGATCCACGTTCCCAGGAAGCACCGAATGTTGACTTCGGGGGCAATGAGTAA
- a CDS encoding DedA family protein → MQQVMAFMNEYGYWFLFLAMATGMIILPLPLEAIMGYSGYLSFEGDLNWISCILAAAAGTFIGMLVNYWIGMKLGYGFFLKYGHYVHLKPKTLENMSNWFKKYGNKLLIIIFFIPGARHAIGFFAGITKFPPRVYVICTAIGSIVWAAPFVIIGKMIGPGWMLYQEHVKTFLLSASAILLIIFLVYYFASKKTRFSEFTWWLKSKLSKLLQ, encoded by the coding sequence ATGCAGCAGGTAATGGCGTTTATGAATGAATATGGCTATTGGTTCCTCTTCCTGGCAATGGCTACTGGAATGATTATCCTTCCTTTACCGCTGGAAGCAATCATGGGCTATTCCGGCTATTTATCATTTGAAGGTGATTTAAACTGGATTTCCTGTATACTTGCCGCAGCGGCTGGAACGTTCATCGGTATGCTCGTGAACTATTGGATCGGGATGAAGCTCGGGTATGGATTCTTCCTTAAATACGGCCACTATGTTCACCTAAAGCCGAAAACATTGGAGAATATGTCTAATTGGTTTAAAAAATACGGCAATAAACTGCTGATTATTATATTTTTCATCCCCGGAGCGCGCCATGCGATTGGTTTTTTCGCAGGCATAACCAAGTTCCCGCCGCGAGTGTATGTTATCTGCACAGCAATCGGATCCATCGTTTGGGCGGCACCGTTCGTCATTATCGGCAAAATGATCGGCCCGGGCTGGATGCTCTATCAGGAGCATGTGAAAACATTCTTGCTGAGTGCAAGTGCGATATTGCTGATCATCTTCCTCGTTTACTATTTTGCCAGCAAAAAAACACGATTTTCCGAATTTACCTGGTGGCTGAAAAGCAAGCTTTCGAAGCTGCTTCAATAG
- a CDS encoding SGNH/GDSL hydrolase family protein: MVIVRNRTVKSWTIISACFLILWLVGLIWAVGDYYAGRPSEPEISVPEKETAGKSEKELHIVAMGDSLTRGTGDAAGRGYVGYLVDSLKDRSKEDVRLVNLGINGQRSAQLAEQAKKQEIKRQLGQADIVLITIGGNDLFRGGQGLADFDKQKPEELETAYLANVKNTLTEIREANKDATIYFIGLYNPFIEFSEGKEISAIIRHWNYASAELAANYKKVIFVPTFDLFEMNVNDYLYTDKFHPNTKGYKLIADRVASLVAWKGKD; encoded by the coding sequence ATGGTTATCGTGCGGAACCGGACAGTGAAAAGTTGGACGATTATTTCTGCTTGTTTTCTCATATTATGGCTCGTCGGTCTTATTTGGGCAGTCGGAGATTATTATGCCGGGAGACCATCAGAGCCCGAGATAAGCGTACCGGAAAAAGAAACAGCCGGCAAATCAGAAAAGGAATTGCACATTGTCGCCATGGGAGATTCATTGACGAGAGGAACCGGGGACGCAGCCGGGAGGGGATATGTTGGCTATCTTGTCGACAGCCTGAAAGACCGTTCCAAAGAAGATGTTAGGCTAGTGAACCTTGGAATTAACGGGCAAAGGTCCGCGCAGCTTGCCGAACAGGCGAAAAAGCAGGAAATCAAGCGCCAGCTCGGACAGGCTGATATTGTCCTCATTACGATTGGCGGAAACGATTTGTTTCGCGGAGGGCAGGGGTTGGCAGATTTTGACAAACAAAAGCCCGAAGAACTCGAAACAGCGTATCTTGCTAATGTGAAAAACACCTTAACGGAAATAAGGGAAGCCAATAAAGACGCGACCATTTATTTCATCGGGCTCTACAACCCATTCATTGAATTTTCGGAAGGCAAGGAAATCTCGGCCATTATCAGGCATTGGAATTATGCCTCTGCCGAATTGGCCGCGAATTATAAAAAAGTCATTTTCGTTCCGACATTCGATTTATTTGAAATGAATGTGAACGATTATCTATATACAGATAAATTCCACCCGAATACTAAAGGCTACAAGCTCATTGCCGACCGAGTCGCTTCGCTCGTAGCCTGGAAGGGGAAAGATTGA
- a CDS encoding ABC transporter ATP-binding protein, whose product MSAITLSVKDLRKRIGKKEIIKGISFELHKGEVFGFLGPNGAGKTTTIRMLVGLIKPTSGSVSVCGYDLKKDFSKAMASLGCIVENPELYPYLSGWDNLAHFARMLDGVSDERISEVTQLVGLTERIHDRVKTYSLGMRQRLGIAQALLGNPSVLILDEPTNGLDPAGIREMREFIRYLAEKEGLSVLVSSHLLSEIQLLCDRVAIISKGRVIKTDTVSVLLGNRERMIWKLEPLDLGKKILGGMTGIETKEDGAILTEYSPEKAADWNRKLVEAGVSVMEMNRKLPVLEDLFLELTGGDTID is encoded by the coding sequence ATGTCTGCTATCACATTGTCTGTGAAAGACTTACGAAAAAGGATTGGCAAAAAAGAAATTATCAAAGGCATTTCGTTTGAATTACATAAAGGAGAAGTTTTCGGTTTCCTCGGCCCGAACGGAGCAGGAAAGACTACGACGATCAGGATGCTGGTCGGACTGATCAAGCCTACTTCGGGCAGTGTCTCGGTATGCGGTTATGATTTGAAAAAAGACTTTTCAAAAGCGATGGCGAGCCTTGGCTGCATTGTCGAAAACCCCGAACTGTACCCTTACTTATCAGGCTGGGATAACCTCGCCCATTTTGCGCGGATGCTCGATGGGGTTTCGGATGAGCGAATCAGCGAAGTGACACAACTTGTCGGGCTGACCGAGCGAATCCACGACCGGGTCAAGACGTATTCGCTTGGGATGAGGCAAAGGCTCGGAATAGCCCAGGCGCTGCTTGGAAACCCAAGTGTCCTCATTTTGGACGAGCCGACAAACGGCCTCGACCCAGCGGGAATCAGGGAGATGAGGGAGTTTATCCGTTACCTCGCCGAGAAGGAAGGGCTGAGTGTACTTGTATCAAGCCACTTGCTGAGTGAAATCCAGCTGCTTTGCGACAGGGTAGCGATTATTTCCAAAGGAAGGGTCATTAAGACGGACACGGTTTCTGTTTTGCTCGGAAACCGCGAAAGAATGATTTGGAAACTCGAACCTCTGGATTTAGGCAAAAAAATCCTCGGCGGCATGACGGGAATTGAAACCAAAGAAGATGGCGCGATATTAACCGAATACAGTCCGGAAAAAGCAGCCGATTGGAACAGGAAACTAGTGGAAGCCGGCGTATCGGTCATGGAAATGAACCGGAAACTGCCTGTACTGGAAGATTTGTTCCTTGAACTGACCGGGGGTGACACGATTGATTAA
- a CDS encoding ABC transporter permease — MIKLVHNEMLKLLAKKRLLVIAAIIAVLVALFTYAQLRQIETQRERMGTSDWKTILQQQIIDTQNRLSSSRISEEWKKQLQISLQQQQYYLDYNINPSEPGAPTFMRMFIENSIDLFLPLMVMVIASDLVSSEHSLGSIKLLLTRPVRRWRVLMSKYLTLCLAVSVIVAMMGFLSYVISGLVFGYKGWGAPVLTGFSASGSTLDTSGVKLVAQWNYLLMEFGLVWFVAIVVGTLSFMLSVLIRSTAAGMGIMLAALISGAILSNMVSSWESAKYFFMVNLRLTDYMNGTAPPIEGMTLSFSLAVLLLWWAAALFVSFYVFIKKDVY, encoded by the coding sequence TTGATTAAGCTTGTCCACAATGAAATGCTGAAGCTTCTCGCCAAGAAACGTCTTCTCGTCATCGCGGCCATCATCGCTGTTCTGGTAGCCTTGTTTACATACGCCCAGCTCCGTCAGATCGAAACGCAACGGGAGAGAATGGGCACGTCAGATTGGAAAACCATCCTTCAGCAGCAAATCATTGATACCCAAAACAGGCTGTCATCTAGCAGGATTAGCGAAGAGTGGAAGAAGCAACTGCAAATCAGCCTTCAGCAGCAGCAGTATTATCTTGACTATAACATCAATCCGTCCGAACCGGGCGCGCCAACATTCATGAGGATGTTTATTGAAAACTCGATTGATCTTTTCCTTCCATTAATGGTCATGGTCATTGCGAGCGACCTTGTATCGTCAGAACATAGCCTCGGATCGATTAAACTGCTTTTAACGAGGCCAGTGAGGCGATGGCGGGTTTTGATGAGCAAATATTTAACCTTGTGTCTTGCTGTATCCGTCATTGTCGCGATGATGGGCTTTCTGTCCTACGTCATTTCAGGCCTTGTGTTTGGCTATAAAGGCTGGGGAGCACCAGTTTTGACCGGGTTTTCCGCTTCAGGAAGCACATTGGATACGTCGGGGGTGAAGCTTGTCGCGCAGTGGAATTATTTACTGATGGAATTCGGGCTTGTCTGGTTTGTTGCCATTGTAGTTGGCACCTTGTCATTTATGCTGTCCGTTTTAATCAGGAGCACTGCCGCCGGCATGGGAATCATGCTTGCCGCGTTGATCTCGGGCGCTATTTTAAGCAATATGGTTTCGTCCTGGGAGTCCGCAAAGTATTTCTTTATGGTCAATCTTCGGCTGACAGATTATATGAATGGCACCGCGCCTCCAATTGAAGGGATGACGTTGTCTTTTTCACTCGCTGTTCTTTTACTTTGGTGGGCGGCCGCATTATTTGTTTCTTTTTATGTTTTTATTAAAAAGGATGTATACTAG
- a CDS encoding FMN-dependent NADH-azoreductase, whose protein sequence is MAQVLYITAHPHDDTVSYSMAVGKAFIDEYREANPEDEVIYLDLYKEDIPEIDADVFSGWGKLRSGSSFDDLSEEEKRKVRRLSDLTDQFVAADKYVFVTPLWNFSFPPVMKAYIDSVCTAGKTFKYTEKGPIGLLTDKKALHIQARGGIYSEGPAAAMEMGHRYIGTIMQFFGVPSFQGLFVEGHNQFPDKAQQIKQDAIDRAKDVAKSF, encoded by the coding sequence ATGGCACAAGTATTATATATTACCGCGCATCCGCATGATGACACGGTATCTTACAGCATGGCGGTAGGGAAGGCGTTTATTGATGAATATCGGGAAGCAAATCCGGAAGATGAGGTCATTTATCTGGATTTATATAAGGAAGATATTCCCGAAATCGATGCCGATGTTTTTAGTGGCTGGGGTAAACTCCGTTCAGGCTCGTCCTTTGATGATTTATCAGAGGAAGAAAAACGGAAAGTAAGAAGACTTAGTGACTTGACGGACCAATTTGTCGCTGCTGATAAATATGTGTTCGTGACACCTTTATGGAACTTTTCCTTCCCGCCGGTCATGAAAGCCTATATCGATTCCGTCTGTACCGCCGGCAAAACTTTCAAGTACACAGAAAAAGGGCCAATCGGGCTTTTGACAGACAAAAAAGCACTCCATATCCAGGCCCGCGGAGGCATCTATTCAGAAGGACCCGCGGCAGCCATGGAAATGGGCCACCGCTACATTGGCACCATCATGCAATTCTTCGGTGTCCCGTCCTTCCAAGGGCTCTTCGTCGAAGGTCACAACCAATTTCCCGACAAAGCCCAGCAAATCAAACAAGACGCCATCGACCGGGCAAAAGACGTGGCAAAAAGTTTTTAA
- a CDS encoding VOC family protein: protein MSFAIKRIDHVQIAAPKGKETEAREFYSGLLGFEEIEKPPVLKARGGAWFRSGDVQVHIGVEEPFSPAKKAHPAFEVKGLEALREQLKKNGVHVIDDDNLPGATRFYAFDPFGNRLEFLQWQ, encoded by the coding sequence ATGTCTTTTGCAATAAAGCGTATTGATCATGTCCAGATTGCGGCACCAAAAGGCAAGGAAACAGAGGCACGTGAATTTTACAGTGGTCTTTTAGGTTTCGAGGAAATCGAAAAGCCGCCAGTATTAAAAGCGCGGGGCGGCGCCTGGTTCAGGTCTGGTGATGTACAAGTGCATATTGGAGTGGAAGAACCTTTTTCTCCGGCTAAAAAAGCCCATCCTGCCTTTGAGGTGAAAGGTCTTGAGGCGTTGAGGGAGCAGCTTAAAAAGAATGGCGTTCACGTCATTGATGATGATAACCTCCCTGGCGCCACCAGGTTTTACGCATTTGATCCGTTTGGAAACCGGCTAGAATTCCTTCAATGGCAATAA
- a CDS encoding MFS transporter, with amino-acid sequence MKHNQTERISLYHGLASTFSTTAVNGYIPLFALSVLGATNEQMGMITSLPSIVGMLALIPGAVWLNKEKNKKNFAVLTTFATRFMFMLILFIPFLNSSIAPWVLVFLIAALNFPGALAGLSWQTLIADLIPEKRRGAFFSTRNQWMTAAAMALTFLTGFYLQQFDKSNAFPFQILLGVGFLFAIVEVYYLYKHEDGRNIRVSGQKKPQKRRFSLDVLRHKPYLAFIVCAVLFNFGAQMAWSLFSIYHIREANATALWFSFFSVTNQLAQIISMKWWARAADKYGNTMGLFVAAAGMATAPILTILSTNLYYLTALNLWIGLFVSGTNLLLFNQLLKAAPETNRSMYIANYQFVLSIIGFIAPQFGVYLLSQLGMFSAMAITSAVRLAAGLSFLLVAVKFERKREAVEII; translated from the coding sequence TTGAAACATAATCAAACGGAAAGAATCAGCCTCTATCATGGCCTTGCTTCAACCTTCTCAACAACCGCTGTTAATGGATATATCCCCCTTTTCGCATTAAGCGTTTTAGGGGCAACGAATGAGCAGATGGGGATGATTACTTCACTTCCATCCATCGTCGGGATGCTCGCCCTTATTCCAGGTGCTGTTTGGCTAAATAAGGAAAAAAACAAAAAGAATTTCGCCGTCCTGACTACCTTTGCGACGAGGTTCATGTTTATGCTGATTTTATTCATCCCTTTCCTGAATTCAAGTATTGCCCCATGGGTTCTCGTCTTCCTTATCGCCGCCCTCAACTTTCCGGGAGCCTTGGCGGGTTTATCATGGCAGACACTGATTGCCGATCTTATCCCGGAAAAAAGAAGAGGCGCCTTTTTCAGTACGCGAAACCAGTGGATGACAGCGGCTGCGATGGCCCTTACCTTCCTGACAGGCTTTTATTTGCAGCAATTTGATAAAAGTAATGCTTTCCCTTTTCAGATCTTGCTAGGGGTAGGTTTTCTTTTTGCCATAGTCGAAGTTTACTATTTATACAAACATGAAGATGGCAGGAATATCAGGGTGAGTGGGCAAAAAAAGCCACAGAAACGAAGGTTTTCGCTAGACGTTTTGCGCCACAAGCCTTACCTGGCTTTTATCGTTTGCGCGGTTCTGTTTAATTTTGGCGCCCAGATGGCCTGGTCGTTGTTCAGCATCTATCATATCAGGGAAGCGAATGCGACTGCCCTTTGGTTCAGCTTTTTCTCTGTTACTAACCAGCTTGCGCAAATTATTAGCATGAAATGGTGGGCCAGAGCCGCAGATAAATACGGGAATACGATGGGATTGTTTGTCGCAGCTGCGGGGATGGCCACTGCGCCCATCCTGACGATCTTATCGACGAACTTATATTATTTGACAGCTCTGAACCTCTGGATTGGCCTGTTTGTGTCGGGAACGAATCTCCTTCTGTTCAACCAGCTATTAAAAGCCGCGCCTGAAACGAATAGGTCTATGTATATCGCAAATTATCAATTCGTCCTTTCAATCATCGGATTTATCGCTCCGCAATTCGGTGTTTATTTACTCAGCCAGCTCGGCATGTTTTCTGCTATGGCGATCACATCCGCAGTCAGGCTCGCTGCCGGCCTATCCTTCCTGCTCGTTGCTGTTAAATTTGAACGGAAACGTGAAGCAGTGGAGATTATCTAG
- a CDS encoding NAD(P)/FAD-dependent oxidoreductase, translating into MRKPNIVILGAGYGGLITTKKIEKILRGGEANITLINKHEYHYITTQLHKVGVGTACDRKIALSIPCLIDNQKTSFIVGAVTNVDSAQQVVQLESGDEIPYDYLVISLGFEVATFGIPGIREHAFEIRSFRSSKAIHHQIIKQLSLYKEDGDPSRLTFAVAGGGFTGIEMLGELAEGLPRLCKEYEVPFEKVKIVGIEAADSLIPFLGEELIAYTSKIMEKHQIEILTSTKILSCTEESIQLEGGVNLPCRTLIWSCGVKANSILEKFGLPLVRGKVPVEKDLRVKGFDNIFCIGDCALFMKDEKTALPPTAQVAMQQADICGQNIVSLIRRTDLKTFEYHHKGSVASIGDKTAVGKVGSFRMSGWFAAIMKRVIENRYLFVLGGPSLILKQTVFVKQEPIKVARKQQQSTN; encoded by the coding sequence ATGCGGAAACCAAATATTGTGATTCTCGGAGCAGGCTACGGCGGCCTCATAACCACTAAGAAAATAGAAAAAATTTTGCGGGGTGGAGAGGCGAATATTACCCTCATCAATAAACATGAATACCATTACATCACAACTCAATTACATAAAGTCGGAGTTGGCACAGCATGTGACAGGAAGATTGCATTATCCATTCCCTGCCTGATAGACAATCAAAAAACGTCTTTCATAGTAGGCGCAGTTACGAATGTAGATTCTGCCCAACAGGTGGTCCAGCTTGAATCAGGTGATGAAATTCCCTATGATTACCTCGTTATTTCATTGGGATTTGAAGTAGCTACTTTTGGAATACCAGGAATCAGGGAGCACGCATTTGAAATCAGAAGTTTCCGCAGTTCCAAGGCAATCCACCATCAAATCATCAAACAGTTGTCTCTCTACAAGGAAGATGGAGACCCTTCAAGACTTACATTCGCTGTTGCGGGCGGCGGCTTCACCGGAATTGAAATGCTCGGCGAGCTTGCTGAAGGACTTCCCCGGCTATGCAAGGAATACGAAGTACCTTTTGAAAAAGTGAAAATCGTTGGTATTGAAGCAGCTGATTCACTTATTCCTTTCTTAGGTGAAGAGCTGATTGCCTATACATCGAAAATCATGGAAAAGCATCAAATAGAGATTCTTACGTCCACAAAGATACTTTCTTGTACTGAGGAATCGATCCAGCTTGAAGGCGGAGTGAATTTGCCTTGCCGGACATTAATCTGGTCATGCGGAGTGAAGGCAAACTCCATTCTGGAGAAATTCGGGCTTCCGCTTGTCCGTGGCAAAGTGCCGGTTGAAAAAGACCTTAGAGTAAAAGGATTCGATAATATCTTTTGCATCGGCGATTGCGCCTTGTTCATGAAGGATGAAAAAACCGCCCTGCCTCCAACCGCGCAGGTTGCCATGCAGCAGGCGGATATATGCGGGCAAAATATCGTTTCTTTGATCAGGAGAACAGATTTAAAAACGTTTGAATACCATCACAAAGGTTCGGTCGCTTCTATCGGCGACAAAACCGCGGTCGGCAAGGTAGGCAGCTTCAGGATGTCCGGCTGGTTTGCGGCCATCATGAAAAGGGTTATTGAAAACCGCTATTTATTCGTTCTTGGCGGCCCTTCCCTTATTCTAAAACAGACGGTTTTTGTTAAACAGGAACCGATCAAAGTGGCAAGAAAGCAACAACAATCAACCAATTAA
- a CDS encoding GDSL-type esterase/lipase family protein: MKFRRFLVVGIIFIGIAVTAYAVYANYGKDRGSESFIMAFGDSLTYGQGDRKEQGYVGKLERELNKKYPERKFIVENHGVKGRESAGVLKELAIPSTAVKLKKADYFILYIGTNDLINSNGGNLKKIDKARIEKGKERYFRNVKMILDILRKSNSEAPILVIGLYNPFPEGGDKIEPLFDEWNKATIELLKSERNVTYIPTNDLFKGKEKKQYFSDALHLNKNGYELLEERILQEYSFGNNK; the protein is encoded by the coding sequence ATGAAGTTTAGAAGGTTTTTAGTCGTAGGGATTATCTTTATTGGTATTGCAGTTACCGCTTATGCAGTCTATGCCAACTATGGGAAGGATCGCGGCAGCGAGTCATTTATTATGGCGTTTGGCGATTCTCTGACATACGGCCAAGGGGACAGGAAAGAGCAAGGATACGTTGGGAAGCTTGAAAGGGAGCTCAATAAAAAGTACCCGGAAAGAAAATTCATCGTTGAAAATCATGGCGTGAAGGGGCGGGAATCCGCCGGAGTTCTCAAGGAACTGGCCATTCCAAGCACAGCGGTTAAATTAAAAAAAGCGGATTATTTTATTTTATATATTGGAACAAATGATCTCATCAACAGTAACGGGGGCAATTTGAAAAAAATTGATAAGGCAAGGATCGAGAAGGGGAAAGAGCGATATTTTCGGAATGTCAAAATGATTCTCGACATCCTTAGAAAATCCAACTCGGAAGCGCCGATTCTCGTTATTGGGCTTTACAATCCTTTTCCTGAAGGAGGAGACAAGATTGAGCCTCTGTTTGACGAATGGAACAAAGCGACAATCGAACTCCTGAAATCAGAGCGGAACGTCACCTATATTCCGACAAATGATTTGTTCAAAGGAAAAGAAAAAAAGCAGTATTTTAGTGACGCCCTGCATTTAAACAAGAATGGATATGAATTGCTTGAGGAAAGAATTTTGCAGGAATACTCATTTGGAAATAATAAATAA